The stretch of DNA ACGTGAACGATATTGAAGCCGGTCGCGGTGTCGGCTGGATCGACGGCGTCGACGCCCCCATCTCACTTCGCACGGTGGATCAGATGATGTGTGCCGGAGGCACCCAAACGGTTCTCTTTGGCCAGAACGGTGAGGTTCTCACGCTGACCGATCCGCAACGACTGTTCAACCGTGCCCAACGCCGGGCGATCCTCGCCCGCGATGGCGGCTGCGGCGTTCCCGGCTGCGATGCACCCGCACAGTGGCTCGAATTTCATCACGTGATCCCCTGGAGCAAAGGCGGCACCACCGAAGTCGACAATGGTGTGGCGTTGTGTTGGCGACATCATCACACCATCGAAACCTCCGGCTGGGAGATCCTCATGGTCAACGGCCGCCCGCAAGTGAAAGCCCCGGCCTGGATCGACCCGACCCGCACCTGGCGTGACGCCAACCGCCACCGCACCGACACCCACCGCCGAGACTGAAGGTCGGGTCGCCGTCTCGACGGGCTCGACCAGCGGGGTGGGGCCGGGCCGAGGGGTCTCGACGGGCTCGACCAGCGGGGTGGGGCCGGGCCGTGGGGTCTCGACGGGCTCGACCAGCGGGGCGGGCGGCACCCGCCGATCACGTTCTGTCGCGACTCAACTCTGGCCGCAGCCGACGGCTGCCGCCAGCTACGCGCCGCGCAGCCGCTCGGCGAGGCCCGCTTTGACCGCAGGCCACTCGGCGTGAAGCACCGAGAAGTAGGCGGTGTTGCCGCGGGTGCCGTCTGAGGCGAGGCGATGGGAACGGAGCACGCCCTCGGATGTCGCGCCGAGGCGCAGGATCGCACGCGCACTTCGCGTGTTCCGCGCGTCGCAGCGCAGCGCCACGCGGGTCAGCGCGAGGGTCTCGAAAGCATGACTGAAGAGCAGCATCTTGGCTGCCGGGTTGGTGTTGCCTCCCCAGAATTGCCGCGCATACCAGGTGCTGCCGATCTCGACGCGCCCCTGCTGAAGCGATAGATCGTAGAAACTGGTCGAACCACGCAGTTCGCCGGTGGCGGCATCCGTGATGGCGAAGGCCAGCATGTTGGGGGCGTCGATCTGTAAGCGCGCATACTGAGCGTAGTCCGCGGCAGTGCGCGGGAACGGCGTCGTCATACCGGCCCAGAGGTGTGCATCGATCAGTGTGGCGAGTTCGGCGGCATGCTCAACCTGCAATGGAACCAGCCCGATGCCCCATCCGTGCAGTTCAACGTCGTGAATCACGTCTCTCCCGGTCGCTCATCTCGATGCCTGCCCCATCAGCCCTATTGCCATTCTCCCAGACGACGAACAGCGAGCTTGGTGTGGCGATCGTCGCGAACGTGGTGGCGGGCAGGTGTTCCGGGCCTTTCTGCCCATTTCGGCCGCGTGGCCACTACGCTACGAACACCAGTGCGCGACGCCGCGCACGTCTTCCGGGATTCCGGATGCCTCGCGGCCGCTCGTGCAGAGCGGAGGTATGCGTGAAGGTCGGGATTGCACGGGAGAGACGCCCCGGTGAACACCGGGTCGCCGCCACTCCAGACACGGTTGGGCAGCTCGTCGCTCTGGGCCTCGAGGTGAGCATCGAGAGCGGCTCCGGCGTCGAATCGGGTATTTCCGACGCGAGCTACACGGATGCCGGCGCCCGCGTCGTGCCCGAACTGAACCTCGCCGACGTTGACGTTCTCCTGCACGTGCGCCCGCTCAGCCCCGCGCAGGCGAGCGCCTTGCGCCCCGGCACCGTGACCGTGGGCTTGGCCTCCCCGGCCTCCGAACTCCCCACCGTCGCAGCCTTGGCCGCAGCCCAGGTCACCTCGTTCGCCCTCGAACTCGTGCCGCGCATCTCCCGCGCCCAGTCGATGGATGCCCTCAGCTCCCAAGCGCTGGTCGCCGGATATCGGGCCGTGATCGAGGCGGCGAGCCGATACCCCCGATTCTTCCCGCTCTACATGACCGCGGCCGGCACCATCCCACCCGCCCGCGTGCTCGTGCTCGGCGCCGGGGTCGCCGGCCTGCAGGCCATCGGCACCGCCAAACGG from Leifsonia psychrotolerans encodes:
- a CDS encoding GNAT family N-acetyltransferase, which produces MIHDVELHGWGIGLVPLQVEHAAELATLIDAHLWAGMTTPFPRTAADYAQYARLQIDAPNMLAFAITDAATGELRGSTSFYDLSLQQGRVEIGSTWYARQFWGGNTNPAAKMLLFSHAFETLALTRVALRCDARNTRSARAILRLGATSEGVLRSHRLASDGTRGNTAYFSVLHAEWPAVKAGLAERLRGA